A region from the Triticum urartu cultivar G1812 chromosome 1, Tu2.1, whole genome shotgun sequence genome encodes:
- the LOC125552896 gene encoding disease resistance protein Pik-2-like: protein MEVVTGAMSTLLPILGNLLKEEYNLQKNTRGEIKFLKAELESMEAALIKVSEAPLDQPPDKQVKLWARDVRDLSYEIEDNVDKFLACLECQQHKRPHSFMGFIHRSINILTKGKVRHNIGMDFKDIKRRIKEVSERRDRYKVDSVVPKSTSTSTDTLRQLALFKKATELIGTEEKSLDIVKMLMEGDDVFKKQPKMISIVGFGGLGKTTLANVVYEKLRGDFDCGAFVSVSLNPDMKKLFKSLLHQLDKGNYKNIMDESAWSETQLISEIRDFLRDKRYFILIDDIWDKSVWNNIRCALIENECGSRVIATTRILDVAKEVGGVYELKPLSTSDSRKLFYQRIFGTEDKCPHIQLAEVSENILQKCGGVPLAIITLASMLASKKEHENTYTYWSKVYQSMGSGLGNNPDLMDMRRILYVSYYDLPPNLKTCLLYLSLYPEDYHIKTKELIWKWIGEGFIHEEQGKSLYAVGEDYIAELINKSLVQPMDINIANKASSVRVHDMVLDLITSLSNEENFLATLGGQQTRSLASKIRRLSLQTCNEEDVQPMTTMSSLSHVRSLTVFSKDLSLLSALSGFLVIRALDLSGCSEVGNHHLKDICKLFHLRYLSLKWTPITEIPKEIGNLQLLQVLDIRCYGLEKLPSTLVQLRQLVFIDMGTRQVSPLLLKSMSTLPSLSSLAIGLRELRKEDLQILGSMPSLRDLALFVMYWGKVTDKRLVIDNGCPFRSLKRFSINIIEATSFMFAQGTLQKLQILELEFYIWKKDQFGDYQFGLENLSSLEHVYAVVRGYVSEGELIGALEKMLDIYPNKPTLTPKVTPR, encoded by the exons ATGGAGGTCGTGACTGGGGCTATGAGCACCCTCCTACCCATCCTCGGCAACCTTCTCAAGGAGGAGTACAACCTGCAGAAGAACACCAGGGGTGAGATCAAGTTCCTCAAAGCAGAGCTGGAGAGCATGGAGGCTGCCCTCATCAAGGTTTCAGAGGCACCGCTGGACCAGCCACCTGACAAACAGGTCAAGCTGTGGGCGAGGGATGTCAGGGATCTGTCCTATGAGATTGAAGACAACGTTGACAAATTCTTGGCATGCCTTGAATGTCAGCAGCATAAGAGGCCACACAGCTTCATGGGTTTCATTCATAGAAGCATCAACATACTTACAAAGGGCAAGGTCCGACACAATATAGGCATGGATTTCAAAGACATCAAGAGGCGCATCAAGGAGGTCAGTGAGAGGCGTGATAGGTACAAGGTTGATAGCGTTGTGCCCAAGTCCACTAGCACAAGTACTGATACACTTCGCCAGTTAGCCTTGTTCAAAAAGGCGACAGAGCTTATTGGCACCGAAGAGAAGAGCCTTGACATAGTCAAGATGCTAATGGAGGGAGACGATGTTTTCAAGAAACAGCCCAAGATGATCTCTATTGTTGGCTTTGGAGGCTTAGGGAAGACAACTCTTGCTAACGTGGTATATGAGAAGCTTCGTGGGGACTTTGATTGTGGAGCTTTTGTTTCTGTGTCTCTTAATCCTGACATGAAGAAGCTTTTCAAGAGTTTGCTCCATCAACTTGACAAGGGCAACTACAAGAACATCATGGACGAGTCAGCGTGGAGTGAAACACAACTCATTAGTGAGATAAGAGATTTCCTTCGAGACAAGAG GTACTTCATTCTCATTGATGACATATGGGATAAATCTGTGTGGAATAATATTAGATGTGCTCTGATTGAGAATGAATGTGGTAGTAGAGTAATCGCAACAACTCGCATTCTAGATGTTGCCAAAGAAGTTGGTGGTGTTTATGAGCTTAAACCTCTTTCTACTAGTGACTCAAGAAAGTTATTCTACCAAAGAATATTTGGAACTGAGGACAAGTGCCCTCATATTCAGTTGGCTGAAGTAAGTGAGAACATTTTGCAGAAATGTGGTGGAGTACCATTGGCTATCATTACACTGGCTAGTATGTTGGCTAGTAAAAAGGAACATGAAAATACATATACGTATTGGTCCAAGGTGTACCAATCTATGGGTTCTGGGCTTGGAAATAATCCCGACCTGATGGACATGAGGAGGATACTATATGTCAGTTACTATGACCTGCCTCCAAATCTGAAGACTTGTTTACTGTATCTCAGTTTGTATCCAGAGGATTATCATATTAAAACCAAAGAGTTGATATGGAAATGGATAGGTGAAGGATTCATTCATGAAGAGCAGGGGAAGAGCTTGTATGCAGTAGGCGAGGATTACATTGCTGAGCTCATTAACAAAAGCTTGGTCCAACCAATGGATATCAATATTGCTAATAAGGCGAGCTCTGTCCGTGTACACGACATGGTGCTTGACCTTATCACTTCCTTGTCAAATGAGGAGAACTTTCTCGCAACATTGGGTGGTCAGCAGACCAGGTCGCTAGCAAGTAAGATCCGTCGACTGTCTCTCCAAACCTGCAATGAAGAGGATGTCCAGCCAATGACAACCATGAGCAGCTTGTCCCATGTGAGATCACTTACTGTGTTCAGTAAAGACCTCAGTTTGTTGTCCGCACTTTCAGGTTTTCTTGTCATACGTGCATTGGATTTAAGTGGTTGTAGCGAAGTGGGTAATCATCATTTGAAGGATATTTGCAAGTTATTTCACCTGAGGTATCTGAGTTTAAAATGGACACCTATCACTGAGATCCCGAAAGAGATCGGCAACCTACAGCTTCTGCAAGTGCTAGACATAAGGTGCTACGGATTGGAAAAATTGCCATCAACCCTTGTTCAGCTAAGACAACTGGTGTTTATTGACATGGGTACAAGGCAAGTCTCTCCATTGCTTCTAAAATCAATGTCCACCTTGCCCTCCCTCTCTTCCCTTGCAATTGGATTAAGAGAACTGAGAAAGGAAGACCTCCAAATACTTGGGAGCATGCCGTCTCTGCGTGACCTCGCTCTTTTTGTAATGTATTGGGGAAAAGTCACAGATAAAAGGCTAGTCATTGACAATGGTTGTCCCTTCCGGTCTCTGAAAAGGTTCAGTATAAATATTATAGAAGCCACTAGTTTTATGTTTGCACAAGGAACCTTGCAAAAGCTCCAAATCCTGGAGTTAGAATTTTATATTTGGAAAAAAGACCAATTTGGTGATTATCAGTTTGGGCTGGAGAACCTCTCTTCGCTTGAGCATGTCTATGCGGTTGTTCGTGGTTATGTTAGTGAGGGTGAGCTGATCGGTGCACTTGAGAAAATGCTTGATATTTATCCCAACAAGCCCACACTGACACCGAAGGTAACTCCACGCTGA